The following are encoded in a window of Arthrobacter woluwensis genomic DNA:
- a CDS encoding DeoR/GlpR family DNA-binding transcription regulator: MNRTDRLTAILDLLAERGQIEVEDIVTQLGVSPATARRDLDSLAKQRLLSRTRGGATTGSVSYDLPGRYNRDDNAEAKQQIALAASSLVEPYMVVGLGGGTTSTALAQVLATRDDLNAPSNRPTLTVVTNAINIASQLAVRPNIKIMVTGGILNPRSYELVGPFTDTIMQKVALDIAFIGVNGVDPILGPTINDEGEAQVNSLMAKRALEGYILADSSKIGKRAFATMHGFQMRNLITDEGISAKDLKAFQDRGTKVLVARDGVADHRHASTVPSDEEPAH, translated from the coding sequence ATGAACCGGACAGACCGATTGACGGCGATCCTCGACCTCCTGGCCGAGCGTGGCCAGATCGAGGTGGAGGACATCGTCACCCAGCTGGGGGTCTCTCCCGCCACGGCTCGGCGTGACCTGGACTCGCTGGCCAAGCAGCGCCTCCTGAGCCGCACCCGCGGCGGCGCCACCACGGGCTCCGTCTCCTACGATCTGCCCGGCCGCTACAACCGCGATGACAACGCCGAGGCGAAGCAGCAGATCGCCCTCGCCGCATCCTCGCTGGTGGAGCCGTACATGGTGGTGGGCCTGGGCGGCGGCACCACGAGCACGGCCCTGGCACAGGTCCTGGCCACCCGCGACGACCTCAACGCCCCGTCCAACCGGCCCACGCTGACCGTGGTCACGAACGCCATCAACATCGCGTCGCAGCTCGCCGTGCGCCCGAACATCAAGATCATGGTCACGGGCGGCATCCTGAATCCGCGGTCCTACGAACTCGTGGGACCGTTCACGGACACCATCATGCAGAAGGTCGCTTTGGACATCGCGTTCATCGGTGTCAACGGGGTGGATCCGATCCTCGGCCCCACCATCAACGACGAGGGCGAAGCCCAGGTGAACTCCCTCATGGCCAAGCGGGCGCTGGAGGGCTACATCCTGGCCGACTCCTCGAAGATCGGCAAGAGGGCCTTCGCCACGATGCACGGCTTCCAGATGCGCAACCTCATCACGGATGAGGGGATCTCCGCCAAGGATCTCAAGGCATTCCAGGACCGCGGGACCAAGGTCCTCGTGGCCCGGGACGGCGTCGCGGATCACCGGCACGCGTCCACGGTCCCGTCCGACGAGGAACCGGCGCACTAG
- a CDS encoding bifunctional o-acetylhomoserine/o-acetylserine sulfhydrylase, with the protein MTNNWSFETRQIHVGQEPDAVTGARALPIYQTTSFVFPSAESAANRFALAELAPIYTRIGNPTQDAVEQRIASLEGGLAALLLSSGQAAETFAILNVAEAGDHVVASPSLYGGTYNLLANTLKKFGIEVTFVEDPDNLDHWRAAVRPNTKLFFAEVVSNPRQDILDIEGVASVAHESGVPLIVDNTLATPYLIRPLEWGADIVVHSATKYLGGHGSAIAGVIVDSGKFDFGADPEKFPGFNTPDESYNGLVYARDLGADGALGANLSYILKARVQLLRDLGSAVSPFNAFLIAQGLETLSLRVERHVENALKVAEFLEARDDVERVAYAGLPSSPWYERGRKYGPNGIGAVVAFEIAGGLEAGKAFVDALELHSHVANLGDVRSLVIHPASTTHAQLSEAGQRAAGVTPGLVRLAVGIEHIDDILADLDAGFRAAKAAV; encoded by the coding sequence ATGACCAACAACTGGTCCTTCGAAACCCGCCAGATCCATGTCGGACAGGAGCCGGACGCCGTCACCGGCGCGCGGGCCCTGCCGATCTACCAGACCACGTCCTTCGTGTTCCCGAGCGCCGAGAGCGCCGCCAACCGCTTCGCACTCGCCGAGCTGGCGCCCATCTACACCCGTATCGGCAACCCGACCCAGGACGCCGTCGAGCAGCGCATCGCCAGTCTCGAAGGCGGTCTGGCGGCCCTGCTGCTCAGCTCCGGCCAGGCCGCGGAGACGTTCGCCATCCTCAACGTGGCAGAGGCCGGTGACCACGTGGTGGCCAGCCCCAGCCTGTACGGCGGCACCTACAACCTGCTGGCCAACACCCTGAAGAAGTTCGGCATCGAGGTCACCTTCGTCGAGGACCCGGACAACCTGGACCACTGGCGCGCCGCCGTCCGTCCGAACACCAAGCTCTTCTTCGCCGAGGTCGTCTCCAACCCGCGGCAGGACATCCTGGACATCGAAGGTGTGGCCTCCGTGGCGCACGAATCCGGGGTCCCGCTGATCGTGGACAACACCCTCGCCACCCCGTACCTCATCCGGCCGCTCGAGTGGGGCGCGGACATCGTGGTGCACTCGGCCACCAAGTACCTGGGCGGTCACGGCAGCGCGATCGCCGGCGTGATCGTGGACTCCGGCAAGTTCGACTTCGGCGCGGACCCGGAGAAGTTCCCGGGCTTCAACACCCCGGACGAGAGCTACAACGGACTCGTCTACGCCCGTGACCTCGGCGCGGACGGAGCGCTGGGCGCCAACCTCAGCTACATCCTGAAGGCCCGCGTGCAGCTGCTGCGTGACCTCGGGTCGGCCGTCAGCCCGTTCAACGCGTTCCTCATCGCACAGGGTCTCGAGACGCTCAGCCTTCGCGTCGAGCGTCACGTCGAGAATGCGCTGAAGGTCGCAGAATTCCTGGAGGCGCGCGACGACGTCGAACGCGTCGCGTATGCGGGCCTGCCGAGCAGCCCGTGGTACGAGCGGGGACGCAAGTACGGGCCGAACGGCATCGGCGCCGTGGTGGCGTTCGAGATCGCCGGCGGACTCGAAGCCGGCAAGGCGTTCGTGGACGCGCTGGAACTCCACTCGCACGTGGCGAACCTGGGCGATGTGCGATCCCTCGTCATCCACCCGGCGTCCACCACGCACGCTCAGCTGAGCGAGGCCGGTCAGCGGGCCGCGGGCGTCACCCCGGGCCTGGTCCGTCTCGCGGTGGGCATCGAGCACATCGACGACATCCTCGCCGATCTGGACGCCGGTTTCCGGGCCGCGAAGGCCGCCGTCTGA
- a CDS encoding histidine phosphatase family protein, with the protein MSAPQQIIMIRHGQSAANVDTGIYNRVPDYRIPLTELGVEQARQAGEKIRRQLDGQQVCVYVSPYLRAYQTLDALGLGDLTERVIEEPRLREQDWANFQIAGDIADQKELRNAYGHFFYRFREGESGSDVYDRISSFMETLYRHWSKPSYAPNTLLVTHGLTMRLFCMRWFHWSVEYFESLNNPGNAEIRTLIREEHGKYRLDAPFSQWTQCRETATVLDAPPLHF; encoded by the coding sequence ATGAGTGCGCCGCAGCAAATCATCATGATCCGGCACGGGCAGTCGGCGGCCAATGTGGACACCGGGATCTACAACCGGGTCCCGGACTACCGGATCCCGCTCACCGAGCTCGGAGTGGAGCAGGCCCGGCAGGCGGGCGAGAAGATCCGCCGGCAGCTGGACGGACAGCAGGTCTGCGTCTACGTCTCGCCGTACCTCCGGGCCTATCAGACCCTGGACGCCCTGGGACTAGGCGATCTGACCGAGCGCGTCATCGAGGAACCGCGTCTCCGGGAGCAGGACTGGGCCAACTTCCAGATCGCCGGGGACATCGCGGACCAGAAGGAGCTCCGCAACGCCTACGGCCACTTCTTCTACCGGTTCCGGGAAGGCGAGTCGGGGTCGGACGTCTACGACCGCATCTCCAGCTTCATGGAGACCCTGTACCGCCACTGGTCCAAGCCGAGCTACGCCCCCAACACGCTCCTGGTCACGCACGGCCTCACCATGCGCCTGTTCTGCATGCGCTGGTTCCACTGGTCCGTGGAGTATTTCGAATCGCTCAACAACCCGGGGAACGCGGAGATCCGCACCCTCATCCGGGAAGAACACGGCAAGTACCGGCTGGACGCGCCGTTCAGCCAGTGGACGCAGTGCCGCGAGACGGCGACCGTCCTGGACGCGCCGCCGCTGCACTTCTGA
- a CDS encoding CPBP family intramembrane glutamic endopeptidase: MPRVKPSPPSSSLDWEPLADVGRRRRLWWEIALVLGLSLGQSAVYSVVQLADKLSRGPLSSATSTLNPSRNQREFFDLLYQLLDIVFSLVPVLLAFYLLATFLPWRGEAGRKPWRGMGFDLARPVRDAGTGLALAVGLGAGTLALYAAGRALGVTTAIIPAALDAHWWTVPVLVLSGIRHGVLEETLVVGYLFRRLGQLRFSPLWIVLASALLRGSYHLYQGFGPFLGNVVMGLVFGWVYLKWRRVMPLVVAHALLDVGAFVGYDLFGKAIGLG; encoded by the coding sequence ATGCCACGCGTGAAGCCGTCCCCGCCGTCGTCGTCCCTGGACTGGGAGCCTCTCGCGGACGTGGGACGACGGCGGCGCCTCTGGTGGGAGATCGCGCTCGTGCTGGGGCTGTCGCTGGGGCAGTCGGCGGTGTACTCAGTGGTGCAGCTCGCCGACAAGCTCAGCCGCGGTCCGCTCTCCTCCGCGACGTCCACCCTGAACCCGTCCCGCAATCAGCGGGAGTTCTTCGATCTGCTCTACCAGCTGCTGGACATCGTGTTCTCGCTGGTGCCGGTGCTGCTCGCCTTTTATCTCCTCGCCACCTTCCTGCCCTGGCGCGGCGAGGCGGGGCGGAAGCCCTGGCGGGGGATGGGCTTCGACCTGGCACGGCCGGTGCGCGACGCCGGGACGGGCCTGGCGCTCGCGGTCGGTCTCGGAGCGGGGACGCTGGCACTGTACGCGGCAGGCAGGGCGCTCGGCGTCACCACGGCGATCATCCCGGCCGCGCTGGACGCCCACTGGTGGACGGTGCCGGTCCTGGTGCTGTCCGGCATCCGGCACGGCGTCCTGGAGGAGACCCTGGTGGTCGGCTACCTGTTCCGGCGGCTCGGCCAGCTGCGCTTCTCTCCGCTGTGGATCGTGCTGGCGAGCGCCCTGCTGCGGGGCAGCTATCACCTGTATCAGGGATTCGGGCCGTTCCTCGGCAATGTCGTGATGGGGCTCGTGTTCGGCTGGGTGTACCTGAAGTGGCGGCGCGTGATGCCGCTCGTGGTGGCACACGCCTTGCTCGATGTGGGGGCTTTCGTGGGTTACGACCTGTTCGGCAAGGCGATCGGGCTGGGCTGA
- a CDS encoding VOC family protein, which yields MRMDHVSYACERDGLEATAERISAALGLHAVRGGVHPRFGTRNMIFPLADHKYLEVVEVLDHPASDKAPFGQAVRARSAMGGGWMGWCVAVDDLAPFESRLGREAVPGNRKFPDGRELIWKQIGILGLIADPQVPYMLKWEGDSTLHPSLVYPSDVRVSSLTIAGSAERVTEWLGEEVENPLEDVAVEWIAPHGTPGIMSVTFETANGSVTL from the coding sequence ATGCGCATGGATCACGTTTCTTACGCTTGTGAACGCGATGGCCTGGAGGCCACGGCGGAGCGCATTTCTGCTGCTCTTGGACTGCACGCGGTGCGCGGTGGGGTACACCCCCGTTTCGGCACCCGCAACATGATCTTCCCCTTGGCCGACCACAAATATCTTGAGGTCGTGGAAGTCCTGGACCACCCCGCTTCGGACAAGGCACCGTTCGGCCAGGCCGTGCGGGCCCGCTCCGCGATGGGCGGTGGGTGGATGGGCTGGTGCGTCGCCGTGGACGACCTGGCCCCCTTCGAATCACGTCTGGGCCGCGAGGCCGTCCCCGGGAACCGCAAGTTCCCCGACGGCCGCGAGCTCATCTGGAAGCAGATCGGCATCCTGGGTCTCATCGCGGACCCGCAGGTGCCGTACATGCTCAAGTGGGAGGGTGACTCCACCCTCCACCCGTCGCTCGTGTACCCGAGCGACGTCCGGGTCTCCAGCCTCACCATCGCCGGTTCCGCGGAACGCGTGACCGAGTGGCTCGGCGAGGAAGTGGAGAACCCGCTGGAGGACGTCGCCGTGGAGTGGATCGCTCCGCACGGCACCCCCGGCATCATGTCCGTGACCTTCGAAACGGCGAACGGCTCCGTGACCCTCTGA